A window of the Streptomyces sp. NBC_01351 genome harbors these coding sequences:
- a CDS encoding Lrp/AsnC family transcriptional regulator: protein MEELDRQIVDLLVRDGRMSYTDLGKATGLSTSAVHQRVRRLEQRGVIRGYAAVVDPEAVGLPLTAFISVKPFDPSAPDDIADRLSGVPEIEACHSVAGDENYILKVRVATPLELEDLLGRLRALAHVSTRTTVVLSTPYEARPPRV from the coding sequence ATGGAGGAGCTGGACCGCCAGATCGTTGATCTGCTCGTGCGGGACGGGCGGATGAGTTACACGGATCTGGGCAAGGCCACGGGACTGTCCACGTCGGCGGTCCATCAGCGAGTACGCCGGCTGGAACAGCGCGGGGTGATCCGCGGCTACGCGGCGGTGGTCGACCCCGAGGCCGTCGGCCTGCCGTTGACGGCCTTCATCTCGGTCAAGCCGTTCGACCCGAGCGCCCCGGACGACATCGCCGACCGGCTGTCCGGCGTGCCCGAGATCGAGGCCTGCCACAGCGTCGCGGGCGACGAGAACTACATCCTCAAGGTCCGGGTGGCGACCCCCCTGGAGCTGGAGGACCTGCTGGGCCGCCTGCGGGCCCTCGCGCACGTCTCGACGCGCACGACGGTGGTCCTGTCCACCCCCTACGAGGCCCGCCCGCCCCGCGTATAG